One stretch of Burkholderiales bacterium DNA includes these proteins:
- the queD gene encoding 6-carboxytetrahydropterin synthase QueD produces the protein MLITRRLEFDAGHRIPDHNSQCRHLHGHRYAIEITLSGNIIEKKGAPENGMVMDFAQVGEIARKHLVDAWDHAFLVYSGDTAVVNFLNSLPGHKTVLLKATPTAENMAVEAFRILSRVYRDTYGNRLHLKRIRLYETPNCWADAAGEDMK, from the coding sequence ATGCTAATCACCCGCCGGCTGGAATTTGATGCCGGGCACCGCATTCCCGACCATAACAGCCAGTGCCGTCATCTGCACGGCCACCGTTACGCAATTGAAATCACGCTCTCAGGCAACATTATCGAAAAAAAAGGCGCGCCGGAAAACGGCATGGTGATGGATTTTGCGCAGGTCGGAGAAATCGCCAGAAAACATTTGGTTGACGCCTGGGATCATGCTTTTCTCGTCTATAGCGGAGACACCGCTGTGGTCAATTTCCTGAATTCGCTGCCGGGGCATAAAACTGTGTTGCTCAAAGCTACGCCCACCGCTGAAAATATGGCGGTCGAAGCTTTCAGGATTCTTTCGCGGGTCTACCGGGACACATACGGCAATCGCCTCCACCTCAAGCGCATCCGCCTTTACGAAACGCCGAACTGCTGGGCAGATGCGGCAGGGGAAGATATGAAATGA